The Anastrepha ludens isolate Willacy chromosome X, idAnaLude1.1, whole genome shotgun sequence genome includes a window with the following:
- the LOC128869645 gene encoding uncharacterized protein LOC128869645, with translation MRIDNVVYGSIKKMALPTTHSIRVSKKFTRFSSAGHCVADIIIIKMESNKMKRTTTREQFKGLISRMKEHPDIAKNFTRSAPNEVEQFWESVREELNSLGPPSKSISEWKKVWSDFKSAVKKKLAHNKRELQATGGGENRELPLSSLEEDVAALVGLNTCVGGIKNSKEFGVPQRRIIEHATPLNSEQVVEDITPSTSKRARTNSYTSRDAICIELLENEDVENNQNIRNELRKKKRPEQFDLLDKQIGVQERLYSKVSEGVGAQELHFRNVKKELKDLTRSVDRLGDHQKKNNEILQAFLEETKRHNMAMETNAIEKLRVKQELLSIELGEVNKQLILKK, from the exons ATGCGGATCGATAATGTGGTTTACGGATCgattaaaaaaatggcattaCCAACAACGCACTCAATACGCGTTTCAAAGAAATTTACTCGTTTCTCATCCGCAGGTCATTGTGTTGcggatattattataataaagatggagagcaataaaat gaaacgCACAACCACCAGAGAGCAATTTAAAGGTTTAATATCTCGTATGAAGGAGCATCCtgatattgcaaaaaattttaccagaagtgCTCCTAACGAGGTAGAGCAATTTTGGGAGAGTGTGCGTGAGGAACTGAATTCATTAGGGCCTCCATCGAAGAGTATTTCAGAATGGAAAAAG GTTTGGTCAGATTTTAAATCAGCAGTAAAGAAAAAGTTGGCGCACAATAAAAGGGAATTACAAGCAACTGGTGGAGGCGAAAATAGGGAACTACCTTTATCGTCGCTAGAAGAAGATGTTGCTGCTCTAGTGGGCCTAAACACCTGTGTTGGGggcattaaaaattcaaaagagtTTGGAGTGCCTCAGAGGAGAATTATTGAGCATGCCACTCCACTAAATTCAGAGCAGGTGGTTGAAGACATTACTCCATCTACATCGAAGAGAGCTCGTACAAATTCATATACTTCGAGAGACGCCATCTGCATAGAGTTGTTGGAAAATGAAGATGTGGAAAATAACCAAAACATTCGAAATGAACTCCGAAAAAAAAAGAGACCAGAGCAGTTTGACTTGTTAGACAAGCAAATCGGTGTGCAGGAGAGGTTATATTCAAAAGTTTCGGAAGGTGTTGGTGCACAGGAACTACATTTTAGAAATGTAAAAAAGGAACTGAAAGATCTGACTAGGTCGGTTGACCGTCTGGGTGATCACcagaagaaaaataatgaaattctcCAAGCTTTTCTTGAGGAGACAAAAAGACATAATATGGCTATGGAGACAAATGCTATTGAAAAATTAAGGGTGAAACAAGAACTTTTAAGCATTGAATTAGGAGAAGTTAACAAGCAATTGATACTTAAAAAATGA